The genomic interval CGGGTACGACCGGCAGGCCGACGGCGTACAACTCGACGTAGGCGTCGGGGATCCGGTCGGCGAGTGTGCACAGCACCTCGGCCTCGGAGCGGGCCGGGTCGACCCCGAAGCCGACGCCCATGCCGTCGTCGTCCCGGAGCAGCACCTCCACCTGGCCCCCGTCGAGGGGGGCGTACGACACCTCCGGAGCCGCAGGGGCCCCGGCCGACAGGTCGGCGAGGACCAGGGCGACGAGCTCGCTCAGTTCCATCGGTCCTCACGTCTCCGTGCGGTACATCAGGTCCGTCTCGTACGTGGTGAAGCCGAGCCGTTCGTAGACCGAGACGGCCGCCTTGTTGTCGGCGTCGACGTAGAGCATCGCGGTCGGCAGGCCCTGCGCGGCGAGGTGGCGCAGGCCGATCGTCGTGAGCGCCTTGCCGAGGCCGCCGCCCTGGGTGCCGGGGCGGACGCCGAGGACGTACACCTCGCCGAGCTGCTCCGCCGCGTGCACCTTGGTCCAGTGGAAGCCGACCAGTTCGCCGTCCCGGAAGGCCAGGAAGAACCCCTCGGGGTCGAACCAGGACTGGGCCTTGCGGTCGTCGAGGTCGCGCTGGGTCAGGGAGCCCTGCTCGGGGTGGTGGGCGAACGCGGCCGCGTTCACCGCGAGCCAGGCGGTGTCGTCCTCGCCGGGCACGAAGGCGCGGACCGTGACGTCCGCCGGGAGCACCGGGTCGGGCAGCTCAAGCCCGGTCAGAGGGCGCCGCATCTGCCGTAGCTCACGGAAGAGGGTCAGGCCCAGGACCTGGGCGAGATGGCGGGCGGCGCTGTGGCCGCCGTGAGCCCACACCCGCAGCCGCTTGCCGGAGGCGGCGAGCAGCGCCGAGCCCAGGGCGCGGCCGTGGCCGTGGCCGCGGTGCGAGGGGTGGACGACCAGCTCCGCGGCCGGCGCCTCCACCGGGTCGGTGTCCTCCAGCTGGGCGTAGCCGGCCAGTTCGTCGCCGACGTGCAGGAGCAGGTGGGACACGCCCTCGCGGGCCCCGCCCCGCAGCTGCAGCCGGCCCTGCTCGGACACCGCTTGCTGCCCGTCTTGGTGCGCGGCCTCGGCGAGGAGCCCGAGAACCGCCTCGGTCTGGTCCGGCGAGAGCGCCGAAAGGGTCTCGATGGAGCGGGAGATGCCGGGGCGTGCGATGTCGTCGCTGGTCATGGCTACGAGGGTAAGGGGAGGTACGGGCAAAGCGGCGGCAAAGAAGCAACCAGGATGTAACCACGAAACCCCTGTCGCGCTACGCGCGTTGACCCTAGGCTGCGCCGGAACGGGGCCACTTCCTCACCAGCCAGTACAAGCCCAGGGGGGCGCATGCCAGCCACATCCCAGCCGCACCGGTCGGACACGGTGCGCCGCCGACGTCGTACGTACCGTCTGGTCGCCGCGGCCGCCGGTCTCGCCACCGTCGGTGCCCTCGCCGCCGCGCTGCCCGCGGGCGCGCACGACAGCAAGCACGGCAAGCCGCTGCCGAGCCGCTACCAGGACGTCCAGCTGCTGTCCTTCAACGACCTGCACGGCAACCTGGAGCCGCCGTCGGGCTCCTCCGGCCGGGTCACCGAGCTCCAGGCGGACGGGACGACGAAGACGATCGACGCGGGGGGTGTCGAGTACCTCGCGACCCATCTGCGCGAGGCGCGCAAGGGGAACCCGTACTCCATCACCGCGGCGGGCGGTGACATGGTCGGTGCCTCGCCGCTGATCTCGGGACTCTTCCACGACGAGCCCACCATCGAGGCGCTGAACAAGCTCGACCTCGATGTGACGAGCGTCGGCAACCACGAGTTCGACGAGGGCGCGAAGGAACTGGCCCGGCTGCAGAACGGCGGCTGCCACCCGACGGCCGGCTGTTACACGGACAAGGAGTTCGAGG from Streptomyces sp. CC0208 carries:
- the mshD gene encoding mycothiol synthase, which encodes MTSDDIARPGISRSIETLSALSPDQTEAVLGLLAEAAHQDGQQAVSEQGRLQLRGGAREGVSHLLLHVGDELAGYAQLEDTDPVEAPAAELVVHPSHRGHGHGRALGSALLAASGKRLRVWAHGGHSAARHLAQVLGLTLFRELRQMRRPLTGLELPDPVLPADVTVRAFVPGEDDTAWLAVNAAAFAHHPEQGSLTQRDLDDRKAQSWFDPEGFFLAFRDGELVGFHWTKVHAAEQLGEVYVLGVRPGTQGGGLGKALTTIGLRHLAAQGLPTAMLYVDADNKAAVSVYERLGFTTYETDLMYRTET